The genome window CCAGCCGGAGCCGGCCCCGGAAAAAGGTTTCGAACAGCCCGACGGTCACATGCGCGCCGCGCAGGGTGACGGAGGGCAGGGCGGCGAAGACCAGCACCGCCATGCCGATCTCGGTCATCTCGAAGGCAAAGCCGAGAGGGGCGTTGAGCAGGTAGCGGCCCAGCACGTCGAGAAAGGTCATCGACATCATGCTAAACAGCACAAGGCCCGCGATCACCACAGCCGCGGTGTCGAGCCAGGTCACCGGCCCCGGAAGACGCTCCGGGGCCGGCGTGGTGTCATCCTCGTGGCTCATTCAGCCGCCTCGAGCTCCGCGGTCTGGGCACGGAAGAAGTCGAAGGCGGCCTGACCGTCGACGCCTTTCTCGGTGGCGGCGGCGATCCAGGCCTCGTGCAGCGGGGCGGTGGTGTCGCGGAACTCGGTCATGAAGGCTTCGTCGGCCTCGATGATCTCGACGCCATCGGCCTTCATCTGCTCCACGGCGGCCGCATCGCCCGCGTCCTGCTGGGCGCCTGCCATCTTGGCCAGCGCCTCGCCGGAGACCGACATGATCTGCTCCTGCACCTCGGGCGAGAGGCCATCCCAGCTGGCGCGATTCATCACCACGAACCAGGCCGAGGTGTAGAAACCGCCGGGGATGATCGTGTCATGGGCAATCACGTCCTTCAGGGCGAAGGAGGTGTAGGCATCGGGTGCCAGCAGCACGCCATCGGCCACGCC of Oceanicola sp. 502str15 contains these proteins:
- a CDS encoding TRAP transporter small permease produces the protein MSHEDDTTPAPERLPGPVTWLDTAAVVIAGLVLFSMMSMTFLDVLGRYLLNAPLGFAFEMTEIGMAVLVFAALPSVTLRGAHVTVGLFETFFRGRLRLVRDLAWHLVIAACFAGAAWKLSTLAARFLRYGDRTSVLHLPVGWITWFGVVCLALAALASLTLAALRLRRYLSVDTSPK